A genomic region of Bradyrhizobium sp. ORS 278 contains the following coding sequences:
- the prfH gene encoding peptide chain release factor H, whose amino-acid sequence MRRLLLTSGRGPAECRIAVAHALARLADEAAAADCDCAIAPSDADRHGPASAIAVLDGTGADAIAQRWTRGSLLWVCRSPLRPHHGRKNWFVGIVDLPLPAQLPMLSTSDVRFESFRAGGPGGQHQNKTESAVRAVHLPSGLTAIARDGRSQHGNKALAIARLAALLDGRARVAEAGEVRLVQAAHGRVERGAAGLRFKGLTFRPAG is encoded by the coding sequence ATGAGACGGCTGCTCCTCACCTCGGGACGCGGTCCGGCGGAATGCCGGATCGCGGTCGCACATGCGCTCGCGCGTCTCGCGGACGAAGCCGCGGCGGCGGACTGCGACTGCGCGATCGCGCCAAGCGACGCCGACCGCCACGGACCGGCCAGCGCGATCGCCGTGCTGGACGGAACGGGCGCCGACGCGATCGCGCAACGCTGGACCCGGGGCTCGCTGCTCTGGGTGTGCCGCAGTCCGTTGCGGCCACATCACGGCCGCAAGAACTGGTTCGTCGGGATCGTCGATCTGCCGCTGCCCGCGCAGCTGCCGATGCTGTCGACCAGTGATGTCCGCTTCGAGAGCTTCCGCGCCGGCGGCCCCGGCGGCCAGCACCAGAACAAGACCGAGAGCGCGGTGCGCGCCGTCCACCTGCCGAGCGGCCTCACCGCGATCGCCCGCGACGGCCGCTCGCAGCATGGCAACAAGGCTCTGGCGATCGCCCGCCTCGCCGCCCTGCTCGATGGCCGTGCGCGCGTCGCCGAAGCCGGCGAGGTCCGGCTGGTGCAGGCCGCGCATGGCCGCGTCGAACGCGGCGCCGCCGGCCTGCGCTTCAAGGGACTGACGTTCAGGCCGGCGGGGTGA
- a CDS encoding Hsp70 family protein produces MAAAAYCGIDFGTSNTTVGLSDPASAQLIPLEGEQRTLPSAMFFDFEHHGVQFGRAAIERYLTGHDGRFMRALKSILGTALIHEKTYIRQKAVPFSGILGFFFAHLKSQIEARLGDDVDQVVLGRPVRFVDKDDAADAEAQSALEGIAREQGFKHIAFQYEPIAAALDYEQQVNSEELVLIVDIGGGTSDFSIVRVSPERRGKADREGDILANGGIHIGGTDFDRLLSLKSVMPHLGYGSLTADGKRELPTAYYHELATWHRINQLYKKGVVHELRQIRYEAERRDLVDRFIKVVEEHRGHTLAIGVEQAKIALTSAKSLTSVLSEKDDWARIKFTRKDFDRAIADSVERVVRTVTTLLGDAKVEAAAINTIFLTGGSSMVPALRQAVLALFPDARIAETDLLGSVGLGLALDARRKFG; encoded by the coding sequence ATGGCGGCAGCGGCCTATTGCGGCATCGACTTCGGCACTTCGAATACCACCGTTGGCCTCAGCGATCCCGCCTCTGCGCAGCTCATCCCGCTGGAGGGCGAGCAGCGGACGTTGCCGAGCGCAATGTTCTTCGATTTCGAGCATCACGGCGTGCAGTTCGGGCGCGCGGCGATCGAGCGCTATCTGACTGGGCATGACGGCCGCTTCATGCGCGCGCTGAAGAGCATTCTCGGCACCGCGCTGATCCACGAGAAGACCTATATCCGGCAGAAGGCCGTTCCCTTCTCGGGCATTCTCGGCTTCTTCTTCGCGCATCTGAAGTCGCAGATCGAGGCGCGCCTCGGCGACGACGTCGACCAGGTCGTGCTGGGCCGTCCCGTGCGCTTCGTCGACAAGGACGATGCCGCCGACGCCGAGGCGCAGAGCGCGCTCGAAGGCATCGCGCGCGAGCAGGGCTTCAAGCACATCGCATTCCAATACGAGCCGATCGCCGCCGCCCTCGACTACGAGCAGCAGGTGAACAGCGAGGAGCTCGTGCTGATCGTCGACATCGGCGGCGGCACCTCCGACTTCTCGATCGTCCGCGTCTCGCCGGAGCGGCGCGGCAAGGCCGATCGCGAAGGCGACATCCTGGCCAATGGCGGCATCCACATCGGCGGCACCGATTTCGACCGGCTGCTGAGCCTGAAGAGCGTCATGCCGCATCTCGGCTATGGCAGCCTGACCGCCGACGGCAAGCGCGAGCTGCCGACGGCCTATTATCACGAGCTCGCCACCTGGCATCGCATCAACCAGCTCTACAAGAAGGGCGTCGTTCACGAGCTGCGCCAGATCCGCTACGAGGCCGAGCGGCGCGACCTCGTCGACCGCTTCATCAAGGTGGTGGAGGAGCATCGCGGCCATACGCTGGCGATCGGCGTCGAGCAGGCGAAGATCGCGCTGACATCGGCGAAGTCGCTGACCTCGGTGCTGTCGGAAAAGGACGACTGGGCGCGCATCAAGTTCACGCGCAAGGATTTCGATCGCGCCATCGCCGATTCCGTCGAGCGCGTCGTGCGCACCGTCACGACCTTGCTCGGCGATGCCAAGGTCGAGGCCGCCGCGATCAACACGATCTTCCTCACCGGCGGCTCGAGCATGGTGCCGGCACTGCGCCAGGCGGTGCTCGCGCTGTTTCCGGACGCGCGCATCGCCGAGACCGACCTGCTCGGCAGCGTCGGCCTCGGGCTCGCGCTCGACGCGCGGCGCAAGTTCGGCTGA
- a CDS encoding GNAT family N-acetyltransferase yields MFAPTLHTARLILRPLALSDAPAIQRHFDNWNIIRHLATTVPWPYPADGAETFVRLQLDRIAAGEEIYQWVLVLRDGDGEAIGNIHFRPRLESVKGHRGFWLAEPYWNGGLMSEAIAAVNDFAFDMLGLDQFIVCNVATNAASRRVKQKTGAEFIGLIDLAHNNGEARSEQWVVRRETWLQRRR; encoded by the coding sequence ATGTTCGCTCCGACGTTGCATACCGCGCGGCTGATATTGCGACCGCTGGCGCTATCCGACGCGCCCGCGATCCAGCGTCACTTCGACAATTGGAACATCATCCGCCACCTCGCAACCACCGTGCCGTGGCCCTACCCGGCCGACGGGGCCGAGACCTTCGTGCGGCTGCAGCTTGATCGGATCGCGGCCGGCGAGGAGATCTATCAATGGGTCCTGGTGCTGCGCGACGGCGACGGCGAGGCGATCGGCAACATTCACTTCAGGCCACGCCTGGAGTCGGTGAAGGGCCATCGCGGCTTCTGGCTCGCCGAGCCCTATTGGAATGGTGGATTGATGAGCGAGGCGATCGCCGCCGTGAACGACTTCGCCTTCGACATGCTCGGTCTCGATCAGTTCATCGTTTGCAACGTCGCGACCAACGCCGCCTCGCGCCGGGTCAAGCAGAAGACCGGCGCGGAGTTCATCGGCCTGATCGATCTCGCGCACAACAATGGCGAGGCGCGCTCCGAGCAGTGGGTGGTGCGGCGGGAGACGTGGCTGCAGCGCAGGCGGTGA
- a CDS encoding alpha/beta fold hydrolase, with protein sequence MTKMFHQSRRNFLAMAGTAVGAFQLGSRSRAQGFNASAKLPVITRGTATTLGPLKQVTAGEISIGYAEAGPADGPVVILLHGWPYDIHSFADVAPALAASGHRVIIPHLRGYGTTRLLSPTALRSGQRVAVAADIVALMDALGIGSATLAGYDWGARTANIIAALWPERCKAMVSVSGYLIGSQQAGLKPLPPAAELQWWYQFYFATERGREGYDTNRKDFARLIWQTASPKWAFDDATFGRSAAAFDNPDHVDVVVHNYRWRLGLVQGEARYDELEAKLATFPNITVPTITMEGDANGAPHPPPAAYAKKFTGRYEHRLITGGIGHNLPQEAPQAFTQAVIDVMAGA encoded by the coding sequence ATGACGAAAATGTTTCATCAGAGCCGCCGCAACTTTCTCGCGATGGCTGGAACCGCAGTCGGGGCGTTCCAGCTCGGTTCCCGTTCCCGAGCGCAGGGTTTCAATGCGTCAGCAAAGTTGCCGGTGATCACGCGGGGCACGGCGACGACACTGGGCCCGCTGAAGCAGGTCACCGCCGGCGAGATCAGCATCGGCTACGCCGAAGCAGGCCCCGCCGATGGTCCGGTCGTCATCCTGCTGCACGGCTGGCCCTACGACATCCACAGCTTCGCCGATGTCGCGCCGGCGCTGGCCGCGTCGGGTCATCGCGTGATCATTCCCCATCTGCGCGGCTATGGCACGACGCGGCTGCTCTCACCCACCGCGCTGCGCAGCGGCCAGCGGGTCGCGGTCGCCGCCGATATCGTCGCTTTGATGGATGCGCTCGGCATCGGGTCCGCCACGCTCGCCGGCTATGATTGGGGCGCGCGCACCGCCAACATCATCGCCGCGCTGTGGCCCGAGCGCTGCAAGGCGATGGTCTCGGTCAGCGGCTATCTGATCGGCAGCCAGCAGGCCGGGCTCAAGCCGCTGCCACCGGCCGCCGAGCTGCAATGGTGGTATCAATTTTACTTCGCCACCGAGCGTGGGCGAGAGGGCTACGACACGAACCGGAAGGATTTCGCGCGATTGATCTGGCAGACGGCCTCGCCGAAATGGGCGTTCGACGATGCGACCTTCGGGCGCAGCGCGGCCGCCTTCGACAACCCCGATCACGTCGATGTCGTCGTGCATAATTATCGCTGGCGGCTCGGCCTCGTGCAGGGCGAGGCCAGATATGACGAGCTCGAGGCGAAGCTCGCGACCTTCCCGAACATCACCGTGCCGACCATCACGATGGAGGGAGACGCCAACGGCGCGCCGCATCCGCCGCCGGCGGCCTACGCGAAGAAGTTCACCGGCCGCTACGAGCATCGCCTGATCACGGGCGGCATCGGTCACAATCTGCCGCAGGAGGCGCCGCAGGCATTCACACAGGCCGTGATCGACGTCATGGCGGGCGCCTGA
- a CDS encoding winged helix-turn-helix domain-containing protein: protein MVYRFDDFVLDPDRRELRRGGDPVALEPQVFDLIAFLIKARDHVVSRDEILDAVWGGRIVSEATLASRISAARSAIGDNGEAQRLIRTFPRKGVRFIAEVREQAAVMAAPVMTTPRLDGPAIAVLPFTNMSGDPAQDYFADGMVEDIITALSRCSGLAVIARNSSFTYKGRAVDIREVGRELGVGYVLEGSVRRVGERLRINGQLIDAGSGAHLWADRFDGDVSDLFALQDRITESVVAAIEPTLELAESARRRAAPQPRPDAYDLLLRAASLRDAFTPESLKAAIACLDHALAIDADYAPAMAARAYCQALRHFQRWSEPDEDYRADAVALAWRATERAPGDAQVLWMAAFAIWNMADESAPARELFKRSLAINANSAMALTMSGWIAAMAGQPAEGRAMIERALRLNPRDPRGWFAAGAMAICALAGDDLGGAIRWAETALGQNRRFAVALRVLIVALVRAGDLARATGVARQLLIVEPDLTVSGFLARIPFPVQTMATTYAEALRAAGVPA, encoded by the coding sequence GTGGTGTATCGTTTCGACGATTTCGTGCTCGATCCCGATCGCCGCGAGCTGCGCCGTGGCGGCGATCCGGTCGCGTTGGAACCGCAGGTCTTCGACCTCATCGCGTTCCTGATCAAAGCGCGCGACCACGTCGTCAGCCGCGACGAGATCCTGGATGCGGTGTGGGGCGGCCGCATCGTCTCGGAGGCCACCCTGGCGAGCCGCATCAGCGCGGCGCGCAGCGCGATCGGCGACAATGGCGAGGCGCAACGCCTGATCCGCACCTTCCCGCGCAAGGGCGTCCGTTTCATCGCCGAAGTTCGCGAGCAGGCCGCCGTCATGGCGGCGCCTGTCATGACCACGCCACGTCTCGACGGCCCGGCCATCGCCGTGCTTCCGTTCACCAACATGAGCGGAGATCCGGCGCAGGACTACTTCGCCGACGGCATGGTCGAGGATATCATCACGGCGCTCTCCCGCTGCAGCGGCCTCGCGGTGATCGCGCGCAACTCGTCATTCACCTACAAGGGCCGCGCCGTGGACATCCGCGAGGTCGGACGCGAGCTCGGCGTCGGCTATGTGCTCGAAGGCAGCGTGCGCCGCGTGGGCGAGCGGCTGCGCATCAACGGCCAGCTGATCGACGCCGGCTCAGGCGCGCATCTCTGGGCCGACCGGTTCGACGGCGATGTGAGCGATCTGTTCGCGTTGCAGGACCGCATCACCGAGAGTGTGGTGGCGGCGATCGAGCCGACGCTCGAGCTCGCCGAGAGCGCACGGCGCCGCGCGGCGCCGCAGCCGCGTCCCGACGCCTATGATCTGCTGCTGCGCGCCGCCAGCCTGCGCGACGCCTTCACGCCCGAGAGCCTGAAGGCCGCGATCGCCTGCCTGGACCACGCGCTCGCGATCGATGCTGACTATGCGCCGGCGATGGCGGCGCGCGCCTATTGTCAGGCACTCCGGCATTTCCAGAGGTGGAGCGAGCCGGACGAGGACTATCGCGCTGACGCCGTCGCGCTGGCCTGGCGAGCGACGGAGCGCGCGCCGGGCGATGCGCAGGTGCTGTGGATGGCGGCGTTCGCGATCTGGAACATGGCCGATGAGAGCGCGCCTGCGCGCGAGCTGTTCAAGCGCTCGCTCGCCATCAATGCGAACTCGGCAATGGCGCTCACCATGAGCGGCTGGATCGCCGCGATGGCGGGACAGCCGGCCGAAGGCCGCGCGATGATCGAACGTGCGCTGCGGCTGAATCCGCGCGATCCGCGCGGCTGGTTCGCAGCCGGCGCGATGGCGATCTGCGCGCTTGCGGGGGATGATCTCGGCGGCGCCATCCGCTGGGCCGAGACGGCGCTCGGCCAGAACCGCCGCTTCGCCGTTGCGCTGCGCGTGCTGATCGTGGCCCTGGTCAGAGCAGGTGACCTCGCCCGGGCCACCGGCGTCGCGCGCCAACTGTTGATCGTGGAGCCCGACCTCACCGTTTCGGGCTTCCTGGCGCGGATCCCGTTCCCGGTGCAGACCATGGCCACAACCTATGCGGAAGCCCTGCGCGCGGCGGGCGTCCCTGCCTGA
- a CDS encoding Flp family type IVb pilin: MKTLLLKFYEDESGATAIEYGLICAGIALAIITILNKLGLTLEGIFTTLTTKLNGG; the protein is encoded by the coding sequence ATGAAGACATTGCTTCTCAAATTTTACGAAGATGAATCGGGCGCGACGGCGATCGAATATGGCTTGATCTGTGCCGGCATCGCGCTTGCGATCATCACCATCCTCAACAAGCTCGGACTGACTCTCGAGGGCATCTTCACGACGCTGACGACCAAACTGAATGGTGGCTGA
- a CDS encoding primary-amine oxidase, giving the protein MESNVQDITAAATAVVHPLDPLTSDEIAAACRPVHAAAVSAEHCRFPIVRLEEPAKAELIACERGQALPRRAFVVSLDIASGESVEHVVDLGRGEIVARKVVPNREAPYGQPPVMLEEFFRCEAAVKADAGWRKAMHRRGLTDKDIELVQVDPFSSGFFDLPFERGARIVRAVSYFREHPQDNGYAHPIEGVVAVVDLIAGKVIDLTDQDPVIPIPRKKRNYGAHEVTSPRTGIKPLDIEQPQGPSFTVDGWKVDWQKWSFRVGFTPREGLVLHRLCYQDGERTRPIIHRASVTEMVVPYADPTANHFWKSAFDAGEYGLGMLANALELGCDCLGNIHYFDVPAADSKGEPFVMQNAICMHEEDYGVLWKHYEFRNGLFEVRRSRRLVISFFATVGNYDYGFYWYLYQDGTIQLECKLTGIIQTAAVAPGATYPWGGMVDDNLGGPTHQHFFNARLHMDIDGGGNTVTEHEFVPRPWGGDNPHGNVFDTTSRVLARERDAARLANGETGRYWKISNPNAKNSVGGAPGYKLIVNPSPVMLAQEGSFVRSRGGFATKHVWVTAYDPAEKYASGDYPNVHGGGDGLPRYIAQNRSIENTDIVVWHSFGHTHVCKPEDFPIMPVEYAGFLLKPVGFFAANAGFDIPAERNAKSVLSADGTSGTEGGSCCH; this is encoded by the coding sequence ATGGAGTCCAACGTGCAGGACATCACCGCCGCCGCGACCGCCGTGGTTCATCCGCTCGACCCTTTGACATCGGACGAGATCGCGGCCGCCTGCCGCCCGGTGCATGCGGCCGCCGTCTCCGCGGAGCACTGCCGCTTCCCGATCGTGCGGCTGGAGGAGCCAGCCAAGGCCGAGCTGATCGCCTGCGAGCGCGGACAGGCGCTGCCGCGCAGGGCCTTCGTGGTGTCGCTCGACATCGCGAGCGGCGAGTCGGTCGAGCACGTCGTCGATCTCGGCCGCGGCGAGATCGTTGCCCGCAAGGTGGTGCCGAACCGCGAGGCGCCTTACGGCCAGCCGCCGGTCATGCTCGAAGAGTTCTTCCGCTGTGAGGCCGCGGTCAAGGCCGATGCCGGCTGGCGCAAGGCGATGCATCGGCGTGGTCTCACCGACAAGGACATCGAGCTGGTGCAGGTCGATCCATTCTCGTCCGGCTTCTTCGACCTGCCGTTCGAGCGCGGCGCCCGCATCGTCCGCGCCGTCAGCTATTTCCGCGAGCATCCGCAGGACAATGGCTATGCGCATCCGATCGAGGGTGTGGTCGCCGTGGTCGATCTGATCGCCGGCAAGGTGATCGATCTGACCGATCAGGATCCGGTCATCCCGATCCCGCGCAAGAAGCGCAACTACGGTGCGCATGAGGTGACCTCGCCGCGTACCGGCATCAAGCCGCTCGACATCGAGCAGCCGCAGGGGCCGAGCTTCACGGTCGACGGCTGGAAGGTCGATTGGCAGAAATGGAGTTTTCGCGTCGGCTTCACGCCGCGCGAGGGCCTCGTGCTGCATCGGCTGTGCTATCAGGACGGCGAGCGCACCCGCCCGATCATCCATCGCGCCAGCGTCACCGAGATGGTCGTGCCTTACGCCGACCCGACCGCCAACCATTTCTGGAAGTCGGCGTTCGACGCCGGCGAATACGGCCTCGGCATGCTGGCGAATGCGCTGGAGCTCGGCTGCGACTGTCTCGGCAACATCCATTACTTCGACGTGCCCGCCGCCGACAGCAAGGGCGAGCCGTTCGTGATGCAGAACGCGATCTGCATGCACGAGGAGGACTACGGCGTCCTCTGGAAGCACTATGAGTTCCGCAACGGCCTGTTCGAGGTGCGGCGCTCGCGCCGCCTCGTCATCAGCTTCTTCGCCACCGTCGGCAACTACGATTACGGCTTCTACTGGTATCTGTACCAGGACGGCACCATCCAGCTCGAATGCAAGCTGACCGGCATCATCCAGACCGCGGCGGTGGCGCCGGGGGCGACCTATCCGTGGGGCGGCATGGTCGACGACAATCTCGGTGGGCCCACGCATCAGCATTTCTTCAACGCTCGCCTGCACATGGACATCGATGGCGGCGGCAACACCGTCACCGAGCACGAGTTCGTGCCGCGGCCCTGGGGCGGCGACAATCCGCACGGCAACGTGTTCGACACCACGAGCCGGGTGCTGGCGCGCGAGCGCGATGCGGCCCGCCTCGCCAATGGCGAGACCGGACGCTACTGGAAGATCTCCAATCCCAACGCAAAGAACTCAGTGGGTGGCGCGCCGGGCTACAAGCTGATCGTCAATCCCAGTCCGGTGATGCTGGCGCAGGAGGGGAGCTTCGTGCGCAGCCGCGGCGGCTTCGCCACCAAGCATGTCTGGGTCACCGCCTATGATCCGGCGGAGAAATACGCCAGCGGCGACTATCCGAACGTGCATGGCGGCGGCGACGGTCTGCCGCGCTACATCGCGCAGAACCGCAGCATCGAAAACACCGACATCGTGGTCTGGCATTCGTTCGGGCACACTCATGTGTGCAAACCGGAGGATTTCCCGATCATGCCGGTCGAGTATGCCGGCTTCTTGCTGAAGCCCGTCGGCTTCTTCGCCGCGAATGCCGGCTTCGACATTCCAGCGGAGCGGAACGCGAAGAGCGTGCTGAGCGCGGACGGGACGTCCGGCACGGAAGGCGGTAGCTGCTGTCACTGA